A section of the Archaeoglobus neptunius genome encodes:
- a CDS encoding dihydropteroate synthase-like protein, whose amino-acid sequence MKILLVTGRLAEEMVRKYGKGADVYVCDIDVAAFITPSLLEDVDLTGYDLVLVPGLTYTCDWGSFEKKKRVRVRLGPIHAYDLQHVLRIAGRIELSHKIPACRLIESVKVEEVLKAVDALEKDFRFRIGDVAVGGNSRMKVVAEIARFSGKEDLKAMIDHYTESGADIIDIGVPLEFDTEWLSKMIKTAVDHSKLPLSVDTFSKKAIEIAVRHGVDMIMSVSRENLDALDLIENQAVVVVDRDVERLFKLLDIAGRKVEKVIADPVLDPPLRVAESIIRYARFREMDDVTPVLFGVGNVTELADADSIGMNAVLAFIAEELGCNLLFTTEASVKTYGSVRELKIASYLAKAAKIRNSPPKDVGLSLLALKEKMRYDTTVNLGEKVVRAEESGEFVRDPLGDFIIQVADGEIVCMHEKLTVVGKKAKEIADTVLRYNLLSRLDHAAYLGRELMKAEIAALLRKSYIQDRDLNFGFYSK is encoded by the coding sequence GACGTTTACGTTTGCGATATAGATGTGGCCGCTTTTATAACACCATCCCTTCTTGAAGATGTGGATCTGACAGGTTATGATCTGGTTCTCGTTCCCGGACTGACCTATACCTGTGACTGGGGGAGCTTTGAAAAGAAGAAACGTGTCAGGGTCAGGCTTGGTCCGATTCACGCCTATGACCTGCAGCACGTTCTCAGGATTGCTGGAAGGATCGAACTCTCTCACAAAATACCGGCATGCAGGTTAATTGAGTCGGTAAAGGTAGAGGAAGTTTTGAAAGCTGTTGATGCTCTTGAAAAAGATTTCAGATTCAGAATAGGGGATGTTGCGGTTGGTGGAAATAGCAGAATGAAGGTGGTTGCTGAAATTGCAAGATTCAGCGGAAAGGAAGATTTGAAAGCCATGATAGATCACTATACAGAAAGCGGTGCGGACATAATCGATATTGGCGTTCCGCTTGAGTTCGATACGGAATGGCTGTCTAAAATGATAAAGACTGCTGTCGATCATTCCAAACTTCCCCTGAGCGTTGATACATTCAGCAAAAAGGCCATTGAAATCGCCGTGAGGCATGGAGTTGATATGATAATGAGCGTATCTCGAGAAAATCTGGATGCTCTTGATTTAATCGAAAATCAGGCTGTGGTTGTTGTTGATAGGGATGTGGAGAGGTTGTTTAAATTGCTTGACATTGCTGGCCGTAAGGTTGAGAAGGTGATTGCAGATCCGGTTCTGGATCCGCCTCTGAGGGTTGCTGAGTCCATTATCCGGTATGCCCGGTTCAGGGAAATGGATGATGTAACTCCCGTCCTTTTCGGTGTGGGCAATGTTACCGAGCTTGCAGATGCTGATTCCATCGGGATGAATGCCGTTCTGGCATTTATTGCCGAGGAGCTTGGATGCAACCTCCTTTTTACAACAGAGGCGAGCGTCAAAACTTATGGGAGCGTTAGAGAACTTAAAATAGCGTCGTACTTGGCCAAGGCTGCAAAAATAAGAAACTCACCGCCCAAAGACGTGGGATTGAGTTTGCTTGCCTTGAAGGAAAAAATGAGGTACGATACGACCGTCAATCTGGGTGAAAAGGTAGTCAGGGCTGAGGAAAGTGGAGAATTCGTGAGAGACCCACTTGGAGATTTCATAATCCAGGTTGCTGATGGTGAGATAGTCTGCATGCATGAGAAGCTCACTGTTGTTGGCAAAAAGGCGAAGGAGATTGCCGATACTGTTTTGAGGTACAACCTACTTTCGAGACTGGACCATGCAGCATATCTCGGCAGGGAGCTCATGAAGGCTGAAATTGCAGCACTTCTTAGAAAGAGTTATATTCAGGACAGAGACCTGAATTTCGGTTTTTACTCAAAATAA
- a CDS encoding 4Fe-4S dicluster domain-containing protein yields MKFRVDFDARRCGGAGECVAVCSNGVWTWKEVEFRFLGKRFKRLIPFPENQEKCVGCKKCEKICPTGCVRVVEA; encoded by the coding sequence ATGAAGTTCAGGGTTGATTTCGATGCCAGGAGATGTGGTGGTGCTGGAGAGTGTGTTGCAGTCTGCAGTAATGGAGTGTGGACATGGAAGGAAGTTGAATTCAGATTTCTCGGTAAAAGGTTCAAGAGACTGATCCCATTTCCGGAGAATCAGGAGAAATGCGTCGGATGCAAAAAATGTGAAAAAATCTGTCCAACCGGGTGTGTCAGGGTGGTTGAAGCTTAA
- a CDS encoding hydroxymethylglutaryl-CoA reductase, degradative encodes MYVFRVKHRRHYKSGKITAFMNSRIPGFYKLSVNERLKKVAEFAKLTDEETKTIFSRGLPLDVADRMIENVIGTFELPLGIATNFLIDGKDYLIPMAIEEPSVVAAASNAARMARESGGFITDYTGSVMIGQIQVTKLTDPNSARFEVLRHRDEIIEKANECDPMLVSLGGGCKDVEARIIDTMMGKMLIVHLVVDVKDAMGANAVNTMCESLAPFIERITGGKVYLRIISNLASYRLARAKAVFAKDVIGGEEVVEGIMLAYAFAAADPYRCATHNKGIMNGISALMIATGNDFRAVEAGAHSYASIGGYRPLTTYEVDGKGNLVGTIEVPMAAGIIGGATKVNPIAKACLKILGVESAEELARVAAALGLAQNFAALRALATEGIQRGHMELHARNLAIMAGAVGEEVDRVVEIMVRDRKIRLDYAKEVLERIR; translated from the coding sequence ATTTACGTTTTCAGAGTTAAGCACCGAAGGCATTATAAATCAGGGAAGATTACAGCATTCATGAACTCACGAATTCCCGGGTTCTACAAGCTCAGTGTCAATGAAAGACTGAAAAAGGTCGCTGAATTTGCAAAGTTAACGGACGAAGAGACTAAAACCATATTCTCACGAGGATTGCCACTGGATGTGGCAGACAGAATGATTGAAAACGTTATAGGCACGTTTGAACTTCCGCTGGGTATCGCCACGAACTTTCTGATTGATGGTAAGGACTACCTGATTCCGATGGCAATAGAAGAGCCGAGTGTTGTTGCTGCCGCTAGCAATGCTGCAAGGATGGCAAGGGAGAGTGGTGGATTCATCACCGATTACACGGGTTCAGTGATGATAGGCCAGATCCAGGTGACAAAGCTTACAGACCCAAATTCTGCAAGGTTTGAGGTTCTGAGACACAGGGATGAAATAATCGAGAAGGCCAATGAGTGCGATCCAATGCTGGTAAGCCTTGGAGGCGGTTGCAAGGACGTTGAGGCCAGAATCATAGACACGATGATGGGTAAGATGCTGATAGTCCATCTTGTGGTGGATGTCAAGGACGCCATGGGCGCAAATGCGGTCAATACGATGTGTGAGAGTCTGGCCCCCTTTATCGAGAGAATCACGGGAGGCAAGGTCTACCTGAGAATCATATCCAATCTCGCCTCATACAGACTCGCCAGGGCAAAGGCCGTTTTTGCAAAGGATGTTATAGGTGGCGAGGAGGTTGTTGAGGGCATAATGCTCGCATATGCTTTTGCTGCTGCCGACCCCTACAGATGCGCCACGCACAACAAGGGAATAATGAACGGTATCTCCGCCCTCATGATCGCAACCGGAAATGACTTCAGAGCTGTTGAGGCGGGAGCCCACAGCTACGCTTCAATTGGCGGTTACAGACCGCTCACCACATACGAAGTGGATGGCAAGGGCAATCTTGTTGGTACAATAGAGGTGCCAATGGCTGCTGGAATTATTGGCGGTGCAACCAAGGTCAACCCCATTGCAAAGGCCTGCCTGAAAATACTCGGTGTAGAGAGTGCTGAGGAACTGGCAAGGGTTGCGGCAGCACTGGGACTTGCACAGAATTTTGCAGCTCTGAGAGCTCTGGCGACGGAAGGAATACAACGGGGACATATGGAGCTGCATGCCAGAAACCTTGCCATAATGGCAGGAGCTGTTGGCGAGGAGGTTGACAGGGTAGTAGAGATAATGGTGAGAGACAGAAAGATAAGGCTGGACTACGCCAAAGAAGTTCTGGAGAGAATAAGATAG
- a CDS encoding NAD(P)/FAD-dependent oxidoreductase: protein MKIAVVGAGLTGLKAARELREYARVRVFEPGELGGLAASFGDSFRIEKYYHHCFRYDEYLLREIKELGLGSKLVWKVAKTGFAVDGKIYPLNTPFEILHYPYLSFRDKVRLARFTLKSRKMNYENYDDMGVIEGIRKELGDELLEKFFMPLLRSKFGENSEKVSFAWLLGRVAIRSNRKYSGEEIGYIRHGFHQLVERMAEGIEIVPERAKIRRGAKWEVNGEEFDAVIFTAPLPELGGLGDALGIARIEYQSSVCALVASESTLTEEIYWTNIADKMSFGAVIEHTNFMPLEDYGTHLLYLASYSTPDGRLFNMTTEEISRLFLSDLSKLGMNVEDVKWIEVFKAKYSGPIYEKGYARKITPYKVADGFYIAGMTSKPNYPERSMNGSIRAGYEVANEVKKDLL from the coding sequence ATGAAAATTGCAGTCGTCGGTGCAGGACTCACAGGGCTCAAAGCAGCGAGAGAGTTGAGAGAGTACGCAAGGGTCAGGGTTTTCGAGCCCGGTGAACTGGGAGGGCTTGCGGCCTCATTTGGTGACAGCTTCAGAATAGAGAAGTACTATCACCACTGTTTCAGGTACGATGAATATCTGCTCAGGGAGATAAAGGAGCTCGGGCTTGGATCAAAACTGGTCTGGAAGGTTGCAAAGACGGGGTTTGCGGTGGACGGCAAGATTTATCCACTCAACACGCCCTTCGAAATCCTTCACTATCCATATCTCAGCTTCAGGGATAAGGTCAGGCTTGCAAGATTCACGCTGAAAAGCCGGAAGATGAACTACGAGAATTACGATGATATGGGGGTTATAGAGGGTATCAGGAAAGAGCTGGGGGATGAACTGCTTGAAAAATTTTTCATGCCTTTGCTCAGGTCCAAATTTGGAGAGAATTCTGAAAAGGTGAGTTTTGCATGGTTGCTTGGAAGAGTGGCGATAAGAAGTAACAGAAAGTACTCGGGAGAGGAAATAGGATATATCAGGCACGGATTCCACCAGCTTGTTGAAAGAATGGCTGAAGGGATTGAGATCGTTCCTGAAAGGGCGAAGATAAGAAGAGGCGCAAAGTGGGAGGTCAATGGAGAGGAGTTTGATGCTGTTATCTTCACAGCACCACTACCGGAGCTTGGAGGCCTCGGAGATGCACTAGGAATTGCGCGGATTGAATATCAGAGTTCTGTGTGTGCTCTTGTTGCATCCGAAAGCACTTTAACGGAAGAAATTTACTGGACGAATATTGCGGATAAAATGAGCTTTGGGGCAGTAATTGAACACACCAACTTCATGCCACTGGAGGATTATGGAACTCATCTCTTGTATCTGGCGAGCTACTCAACACCTGATGGAAGGCTTTTCAACATGACTACGGAGGAGATATCCAGGCTCTTTCTCTCGGATTTGAGCAAACTGGGGATGAATGTGGAGGATGTAAAATGGATAGAGGTTTTTAAGGCAAAGTACAGCGGACCGATATACGAAAAAGGATATGCAAGGAAGATAACCCCGTATAAAGTTGCTGATGGCTTCTATATAGCCGGCATGACATCAAAACCCAACTATCCTGAGAGAAGCATGAATGGCAGTATAAGAGCCGGTTATGAGGTGGCAAATGAGGTCAAAAAAGATCTTTTATGA
- the sucD gene encoding succinate--CoA ligase subunit alpha produces MAILVNENTKVVVQGITGFQGSFQTKRMLEYGTKVVAGVTPGKAGMEVHGVPVFNTVEDAVKKTGANTSIIYVPATFATDAIFEAFDAGLDLVVCVTEGIPLYDEMRIHRRLREVKSMLLGPNCPGVISPGKSKVGLLPDNSFTPGRLGVVSRSGTLTYQVCENLTRAGIGQSTVVGIGGDPMPGLSFVDVLKMFEEDSETEAVLLIGEIGGTAEEEAAKFIENMSKPVIAFIAGRTAPPGKRMGHAGAIIEGTSGTADAKIQALREAGATVAETLLDIVKEVQKIL; encoded by the coding sequence ATGGCCATTCTTGTTAATGAGAACACAAAGGTTGTTGTTCAGGGTATAACCGGATTTCAGGGGAGTTTTCAGACCAAAAGGATGCTCGAGTACGGAACGAAAGTCGTAGCAGGTGTTACACCCGGAAAGGCTGGAATGGAGGTTCATGGAGTTCCGGTTTTCAACACGGTTGAGGATGCTGTGAAAAAAACGGGTGCGAACACATCAATAATCTACGTTCCTGCCACCTTTGCCACAGACGCAATATTCGAGGCATTCGATGCAGGGCTGGACCTCGTCGTGTGTGTTACTGAAGGTATCCCGCTTTACGACGAGATGAGAATCCACAGAAGGCTCAGAGAAGTGAAATCCATGCTTCTTGGTCCGAACTGTCCGGGAGTGATAAGTCCGGGCAAATCCAAGGTCGGATTGCTTCCCGATAACAGCTTCACCCCGGGAAGACTGGGAGTTGTTTCGAGGAGCGGAACCCTGACCTATCAGGTCTGCGAGAACCTAACGAGAGCAGGGATAGGACAGTCAACGGTCGTTGGGATAGGTGGAGACCCGATGCCCGGCCTGAGTTTTGTCGATGTTCTGAAGATGTTCGAGGAAGATTCTGAAACGGAGGCAGTACTGCTTATTGGCGAGATTGGTGGAACGGCAGAAGAGGAAGCTGCGAAGTTCATAGAAAATATGTCAAAGCCCGTAATAGCTTTCATAGCCGGCAGAACAGCCCCACCGGGCAAGAGAATGGGCCATGCAGGGGCCATAATAGAGGGGACATCAGGAACGGCCGATGCAAAGATTCAGGCATTGCGGGAAGCTGGTGCGACTGTTGCTGAAACTCTCCTTGACATTGTAAAAGAGGTTCAAAAAATTCTCTAA
- the sucC gene encoding ADP-forming succinate--CoA ligase subunit beta, whose product MRLHEYQAKQIFSMHGIKVPKSAIAQTPEEVEKIARELGNKVVVKAQVLVGGRGKAGGVKKAESPEEAKEIAAKLLGSDIKGHKVEKVLVEEQLEIKKEYYAGYVVDKSRKLPTLIFSRMGGMDIEEIAAKYPDSIHKVYFDPLWGLQDYELRKSLFDAGFEGDEFKQMFRILKILADIAFRYEAELTEINPLVLTPEGLIAADARLNIDDNAIFRHPELAEMREATEVDPLEREARIRGLNYVRLGGEIGVIANGAGLAMATMDIIHLMGGKPANFLDTGGGLADPEKMKNCLLHVLKDPNVRTVFINIYAEITRCEKVAEGIVKALEEGGRKVPLVIKLVGTNEELGRKILEDYTTKSGVEIHFVDSIEEGAKKAVEIVGGFHGHSC is encoded by the coding sequence ATGAGACTCCACGAGTACCAGGCCAAACAAATTTTTTCTATGCATGGCATAAAGGTTCCAAAATCGGCCATTGCTCAAACACCAGAAGAAGTAGAAAAGATTGCAAGAGAGCTCGGGAATAAAGTCGTTGTCAAGGCACAGGTTCTGGTGGGTGGTAGAGGAAAGGCTGGTGGTGTTAAGAAGGCTGAAAGTCCGGAAGAAGCGAAAGAAATTGCTGCCAAACTGCTTGGTAGTGATATTAAAGGACACAAAGTTGAGAAAGTTCTCGTGGAAGAGCAGTTAGAAATAAAGAAAGAGTACTACGCAGGATACGTCGTTGATAAGTCCAGAAAGCTTCCGACCCTTATTTTCAGCAGAATGGGCGGAATGGATATCGAGGAGATTGCAGCGAAATACCCCGACAGCATCCACAAAGTCTATTTTGACCCACTGTGGGGTTTGCAGGACTACGAACTGAGGAAGTCTCTGTTTGATGCGGGTTTCGAGGGAGATGAGTTCAAGCAGATGTTCAGGATACTCAAAATCCTGGCTGACATCGCCTTCAGATATGAAGCCGAGCTGACCGAGATAAATCCACTCGTTCTCACTCCTGAAGGCCTTATAGCCGCAGATGCAAGACTGAACATTGACGATAACGCCATTTTCAGGCATCCAGAGCTGGCTGAAATGAGGGAGGCAACAGAGGTTGACCCGCTCGAAAGGGAGGCGAGGATAAGGGGGCTTAACTACGTGAGACTCGGAGGCGAGATTGGGGTTATAGCAAATGGTGCCGGACTGGCAATGGCCACGATGGATATAATTCATCTGATGGGTGGAAAACCGGCAAACTTCCTTGACACAGGAGGAGGTTTGGCAGATCCCGAGAAAATGAAGAACTGTCTGCTGCACGTGCTGAAAGATCCCAATGTAAGAACCGTGTTCATAAACATCTATGCCGAAATCACGAGGTGTGAAAAGGTTGCAGAAGGCATAGTGAAGGCCCTTGAGGAAGGTGGAAGAAAAGTTCCGCTGGTCATAAAGCTCGTCGGGACCAACGAGGAACTGGGGAGAAAGATACTGGAGGATTACACCACAAAATCGGGAGTTGAGATACACTTTGTGGACTCGATTGAGGAAGGTGCGAAAAAGGCAGTTGAGATTGTGGGGGGATTTCATGGCCATTCTTGTTAA